The Bacteroidota bacterium DNA window TTATTTTAATTTTGCATGAATATACAGAAGTTGCTACATCGTTGTACATAGGAACAACCTCTCAAGAAATAGATAGCCCCCAGTCAATAAGGATAGCCACAAGTTAAACAATTCTAATTTGGTTCATTTTATAGTTGTTTTTACGTTGTAAATAATTTCTTTTAACTGTTAAAGATACATGGCATCTCGTTTGTTTCTCGTTTGTTTTTCATTGCAAATAATTTCCAATTCTTTTTGAATACTCATTTTTTGAAATTTTAATTAATAATTCAATATCCCACTGGGTTTTTTGGGTTAATTTGGGTTTTTAATGTTTTCAATCTCAAATGTCGGTACAACTCCAATTTGTTCAATAAATACTCTCTTCATTATTTCAAGTGCTTTTGCTTCGTGTTGTTTCTTTACAATAATGCTATCATGTATTGTCAATGGTATGATATTGGAGTTTACAAGTTCGGGTGCAATACAATCTATAAAAATGTAGCTCTCTATTTGTTGCATAAAGATTGAAAGTTTTTTATACTTCTTTCGTTTTAGAATTTCGATAACTTCAAATATGTATGGAAAAACTTTTTGAAAATGCTTTTTGTTTTCTTTGTAATGGTCGTTGTGAGAATAGTAAATCTGGAAAACCATTTTTTTTATTTCGTCTCTACTTTTACCTTCAATTGCTGTTTGCAAGTATTCGTAAAACTCACCAATTTTTGTTTGTTCAAACATCAATGATAAATTAACCAAATTGCATTTATTTTGATTTTGGTTATTTTTTAAAATTCTCTTTAAGCTAATAATACCAAAGGTCTTCAAAACTTCTCTAAATAAAATATCATACATAATACCAGTATGCTGTAGGTTGTTATTATTTATAGTATTTATTAATATGGATAGAAAGAAAGGTTGAGAGTTTTTTAAATCGATGCTTACATAATTTCCAACAATAAACGGTCTTAATTCCTTCCATAAACTTGTTAAATTAGTGTTGAGCCGATTATTTGATTTACTTCTCGAAAAATATCTCAATCGTTTATCTTGAAGGTGCTGAACAGCTACGTGATGTATTATCACATTTTTAAAATTATCGCTTTTAGTGTTCTGTATGAATTGTAAAGCTGAATTACTGTCAAACTCTAATTTCATAAATTCTTTATTCATTAGCCGCAAATATTCCGACATTCTCGAATAGTGAGCTTTCCTGTTAATGTTATATTTTAATACTTTTTTAAAAAGATTTGTTTTCGGGTCTATGGCAATTTCTTTGATAGATTTATCAAGTAAATATTTTTTATTAATTCGATACCCTTTTGAACGTTCTCCTTTTACATAGTTTTCTACTTTCAAAAAATAACCATTTTCTAAAATAGTTATGTATTTACCTATATTAGAAACAGTTATAGATTTGAATTTTTGCATATTGATTTTAATAAATGTTTCATTTTCTTTTGCTGTTAGCATTCTATAAGCAAGGTAATGAACAATATAAAAGAAATACATGACCTTATAATGATAGTTCGGAGGATTCTCTTTCAAATATTCTTTTAAGTCAATTACAAAAGATTCAGGCAAATGTATTATGAACGGTTTTGCCAATCTCATTACTAAAAAAGTTTGAGTTGATTGTTAGCCGGAATTAATTCAGGATTTGTTGTGTAAAATCCGACTTTACTATATTTAGAGATTGGACAAATTCCTTTCCTTATTAAATAAATATTATTTTGCTTTCGTAGTGTGTCGATGTACCTACAAATATTTGCTCGCATAATTCCGGTTTCGACAGATACCATAAGCATCGTTGCGGGTTTTCGGTAAAGTGTATCAAATACAACTTGTAATTGTGCCTGTAAACGATTATCTTTGTTTTTACCATTTCGAAAGATATTTAGGCTGTTTTGTGATTCGTTCATAATTCAGCCTTTTTTTTCGATTACACTTTGGATACTGCTTTCAGTAAAATAAACTCGATTGCCTATTTTCTTACTTTCGAGGATTCCTAATTTTCGCCAACGCCAAACGGTAGTTGTGCAAACTCCAAACTTTTCTTCAATCTCTTTGGGGGTGTAGAGTTTTTCCTCTTTTTTGTCCAGTATTTCACTGGCTGTTTTGCTTGCTATTTCTTTACCAAAAATTAACAAGTCTTCACCCGATACAGTTACATTTATGGTCGGGTTTTCTTTAATAAATTCATTTAATAACATAACTAATAATTTAAATTCAATTACGAAAATAAATCAAATAAATGTCATTAAAAGGCTGACTATCAGATACGTAAAGAAATACGTATAATACGTAAAGTTAGCCGTAAAGTATCGTTTAAATAGTATTCAAATATGATTTATCAGGATACCACTTAAGATTATTAATATCTGTACATTTGTGGTTTTGAAAACACTCATTTAGGCAATCAAACCATTGAACTTTTGTTTTATGGATTGCATATCTTTTTTGCAACAAAAATATGATATGGTGTAAATCTGAATTATTACATTCAGGCTTAAAAGTTTTATATTCCGGCACTACTTCACCCTGTTTAAAGTTTTGATTTATCCAATAAAGAACATCTGCTTCGTTAAGAATAGTTTTACCCTTATTATTTTGAGAAAACAGTTTTATAGCATCTTTTTTGAATTGCTCGAAATTGCCTATTATTTCAATTTGAAATTTGGGTTTTAGTTCCGGTTCATCTGCTTTAGATTCCGGTTTTAGTTTTTCAAGTTTTTCAATATGTTGTTGAAAATATTCTTTATAATTTCTGGTATGGCTTCTACTTAACAGTTTATCTACCTTATCGCAAGTTGTATTTATCAATTTTATCTTTTCGGATTCATCATTTATCCTGTCAATAATAAATTCAAAATCAGTAAACTTTTCATCATATTTCTGTTTATCATTCTCATAGTTTTCATCTGAATTGTATTTTGGAAATACTGTCCAATTATAAGGAGTATTACCATTGTATTTATAGTGCGAATAAGTATCAGCATTATTTACTTGCTCCAATATAAAAAGTTTGTTCAACTGCTTTGCCTTATCAAGTTTAGGTATTTCAATTTCATTACGCTTCATATTTGGGTTTGCGAGAAACAAATTATTCAATACTTGCTGATTATCGGAAATACACGTTTCAATAATTGCCAAAATTCCTTCAATAGTATATTTATAGTCGTTTCGCTTCATATCCTGAAACAATAATTTAGGATTTTCGGATTGCATCAACTGCTCAAACAAATACAAGTCATTATTATAATTATATCTTTT harbors:
- a CDS encoding helix-turn-helix domain-containing protein, whose product is MLLNEFIKENPTINVTVSGEDLLIFGKEIASKTASEILDKKEEKLYTPKEIEEKFGVCTTTVWRWRKLGILESKKIGNRVYFTESSIQSVIEKKG